One segment of Carya illinoinensis cultivar Pawnee chromosome 13, C.illinoinensisPawnee_v1, whole genome shotgun sequence DNA contains the following:
- the LOC122292699 gene encoding biogenesis of lysosome-related organelles complex 1 subunit 1, whose translation MYSPQLPLARTRVPDSSSSSETPNADPGGLEASLLQFIHHHHEASLGLRDRTERAKKDAIRNAARVSDLLVDAVNGGVQEAFVNQKRIELEIRALAATIARFMKQTDHWLTATHAINTAIKEIGDFENWMKTMEFDCKSVSAAIHNIHQA comes from the exons ATGTATTCACCCCAGCTTCCCCTGGCGCGTACGCGCGTGCCGGATTCTTCCTCATCCTCAGAGACGCCAAACGCAGATCCAGGAGGCCTCGAAGCTTCTCTGCTCCAGTTTATCCACCATCATCATGAAGCCTCTCTCGGACTCCGCGACCGCACCG AGAGAGCGAAGAAAGATGCGATTCGAAATGCTGCCCGAGTTTCGGATCTATTGGTGGACGCCGTGAACGGTGGAGTACAAGAGGCATTCGTCAACCAGAAGCGAATCGAGCTCGAAATCCGAGCTCTGGCTGCGACGATTGCCCGCTTCATGAAGCAGACCGATCACTGGCTTACCGCCACTCATGCTATCAACACCGCTATCAAG GAAATTGGAGACTTTGAGAACTGGATGAAGACAATGGAGTTTGATTGTAAAAGTGTCAGTGCGGCGATCCACAACATTCACCAAGCCTGA
- the LOC122292633 gene encoding cationic peroxidase 1-like, producing MAAFQSHVVLCVVAVLFSLAAILNPTSAKLSSYTFYNKKCPRALKVIKSVVKDAIAKEPRMGASLLRLHFHDCFVNGCDGSILLDDTANFTGEKTALPNFNSVRGFEVVDQIKAAVNEKCGSNVVSCADILAVAARDSVEILGGRLFSYKVPLGRRDARTASRNDANTNLPPPVFNFSQLLSNFQSHGLDLKDLVTLSGGHSIGIARCITFRGRLYNETNINPRFAASLKKGCPVSGGDNNRTPLDATTKRFDTVYFKALLESKGLLHSDQQLFKGDGSQSDKLVRHYSENPHRFAEDFGASMIKMGNMKPLTGAQGEIRLNCRKVN from the exons ATGGCTGCTTTTCAATCTCATGTTGTACTGTGTGTAGTTGCAGTACTATTCTCTCTTGCTGCTATTTTGAACCCTACGTCTGCAAAACTAAGTTCTTATACCTTCTATAACAAAAAATGCCCTCGGGCATTGAAAGTCATCAAATCAGTTGTCAAGGACGCCATTGCTAAGGAGCCACGCATGGGCGCATCACTACTTCGCCTGCATTTCCATGACTGCTTTGTCAAT GGTTGCGATGGATCAATTCTGTTAGACGACACGGCCAACTTTACTGGTGAGAAGACGGCCTTACCAAATTTCAACTCGGTTAGGGGTTTTGAAGTGGTTGATCAAATAAAAGCTGCTGTCAATGAAAAATGCGGCAGCAATGTGGTTTCATGTGCAGATATCTTGGCCGTTGCAGCTCGTGACTCTGTCGAAATC CTGGGAGGTCGTTTATTTTCCTACAAAGTACCATTAGGGAGAAGAGATGCAAGAACTGCAAGCAGGAATGACGCAAATACAAATCTTCCTCCCCCAGTTTTCAACTTCTCTCAGCTTCTCTCCAACTTCCAATCTCACGGACTAGACTTGAAAGACCTTGTTACCCTTTCAGGAGGCCACAGCATTGGAATTGCTCGGTGCATCACCTTCCGGGGAAGGCTTTACAATGAGACAAACATTAACCCCAGATTTGCAGCCTCCTTAAAGAAAGGGTGCCCTGTAAGTGGAGGAGATAACAACAGAACGCCACTCGATGCAACTACAAAGAGATTTGACACGGTGTACTTCAAGGCTTTGTTGGAATCGAAGGGTCTCCTCCATTCTGATCAGCAGCTCTTCAAGGGTGATGGTAGTCAAAGTGACAAACTGGTGAGGCACTACAGTGAAAATCCACATCGTTTTGCTGAAGACTTTGGTGCTTCCATGATCAAGATGGGTAATATGAAACCTCTCACCGGTGCACAAGGAGAGATCAGGCTGAATTGCAGGAAAGTCAACTAG